The following coding sequences are from one Rathayibacter sp. SW19 window:
- a CDS encoding SMC family ATPase: MRINRVTITGFGPYKDEQTVDFDAYADDGIFLIGGKTGAGKSSILDAICYALYNGVPRYDDTEARLRSDHCGPDDPTLVTLEFTVGELRYRIERSPDYERPKKRGEGTTTAPAEARLARMEGDGWVGLHDGPRDVALAVDELVRLKKDQFLQVILLAQNRFQQFLLAKNDQRQTLLRTLFGTRRFRDYEESLLAASTALAKDVELGQQKASQYLTQAAPLLAVEATLESVDAGLVLLRDAVSDAGVAASESDAQYRAAQLAHDERKTLHDRQQRRQRATNALAQLAQQAEAIDADRVALRAAERADTVWPFVTARRAAASEETTALAEETAARDSYAVFGAGEAAVSAASFTSAFIAAEVDRLSKLLGSLEMALTTETSLPTLRKDVDTAAAARAAADARVDGYLVRQAALPALLAAVRGTLSAAQLLATTEQSAQTTLGRHTAARAAAALAAALVDQLRVAEEQTLQAGIARTASSAALDELRHRRLHGHAAELATQLVDGEPCSVCGSRAHPRPAHSDTPLITEADIQAAEDALAAAEKTAKAAEKSSNALRVQLSEQTAKAGDLSVDDLDELIRATELELRAARAAADEAVRAAAELQKLETEQRALDEQLEAAREVRQAASAELTTAQTTLAAAEATTNTHRGEYETVAARHAALTEQSDAATTLARALAASAQAQQTLTAAASACTEQLRASAFDTEDEAERSRANVSEQEKLRVGIRTHDDALVAANATLAEPDLQNLADETVDVETSRAALEAAESQRDTARALRDQLIATEQQATGLATDARNATAAVAALTERYEIVRKLAATLHGDTPNTKRMKLEAYVLAAQLEEIVAAANGRLRQMTGGRYLLEHSDALSFRNTQSGLGVTILDLHTGRSRSTNSLSGGETFLASLALALGLAEVVTSRAGGITLDTLFIDEGFGSLDSETLEIAMATLDSLRAGGRTVGLISHAEAMKEQIPAKLAIEVADGGWSVIRQ; encoded by the coding sequence ATGAGGATCAACCGTGTCACGATCACAGGTTTCGGCCCGTACAAAGACGAGCAGACCGTCGACTTCGACGCATATGCCGACGACGGCATCTTTCTGATCGGCGGCAAAACGGGAGCAGGCAAGTCGAGCATCCTGGACGCGATCTGCTACGCGCTCTACAACGGGGTGCCCCGTTACGACGACACCGAGGCCCGATTGCGCAGCGACCATTGCGGGCCGGACGATCCGACGTTGGTGACCCTCGAGTTCACGGTGGGCGAACTCCGCTATCGCATTGAGCGCTCGCCAGACTACGAGCGGCCGAAGAAGCGCGGCGAGGGCACGACCACCGCGCCCGCCGAGGCGCGGCTGGCTCGCATGGAGGGCGACGGCTGGGTCGGACTTCACGACGGTCCTCGCGATGTCGCACTCGCCGTCGACGAGTTGGTGCGCCTCAAGAAAGACCAGTTCCTGCAGGTGATCCTGCTCGCACAGAACCGGTTCCAACAGTTTCTGCTCGCCAAGAACGACCAACGCCAAACTTTGCTGCGCACACTGTTCGGCACCCGGCGCTTCAGGGACTATGAGGAGTCGCTGCTCGCCGCCAGCACCGCACTCGCCAAGGATGTCGAACTCGGGCAGCAGAAAGCGTCGCAGTATCTGACGCAGGCCGCGCCTCTGCTGGCGGTCGAAGCCACCCTCGAGTCCGTCGATGCCGGACTAGTGCTGCTGCGCGATGCGGTCTCGGATGCGGGCGTCGCGGCCTCCGAATCCGATGCTCAGTACCGCGCGGCGCAACTCGCCCATGACGAGCGCAAGACCCTGCATGACCGACAACAGCGCAGGCAACGTGCGACCAACGCGCTCGCGCAACTCGCTCAGCAGGCTGAAGCGATCGATGCAGATCGAGTCGCGCTCCGCGCGGCCGAACGCGCGGACACCGTCTGGCCGTTCGTGACGGCGCGCCGCGCGGCCGCATCCGAAGAGACTACTGCTCTGGCAGAGGAGACCGCCGCGCGCGATTCCTATGCCGTGTTCGGCGCTGGCGAAGCGGCGGTCTCCGCGGCCTCGTTCACCTCCGCATTCATCGCCGCCGAGGTGGACCGGCTCAGCAAACTACTCGGAAGCCTCGAAATGGCGTTGACGACGGAGACGTCGTTGCCCACCCTCCGCAAGGACGTTGACACGGCTGCCGCCGCACGCGCTGCCGCCGACGCCCGTGTCGATGGCTACCTCGTGCGGCAGGCCGCGCTGCCCGCGCTCCTCGCCGCCGTGCGGGGCACCCTCAGCGCAGCCCAGCTGCTCGCCACAACCGAGCAGTCGGCACAGACCACTCTCGGCCGGCACACCGCCGCGCGCGCTGCCGCCGCGCTGGCCGCCGCGCTTGTCGACCAGTTACGGGTCGCCGAGGAGCAGACCCTTCAGGCCGGAATTGCCCGCACCGCGTCGAGCGCGGCCCTCGACGAGTTGCGCCATCGTCGATTGCACGGTCACGCCGCGGAGCTGGCGACCCAACTGGTCGACGGCGAGCCGTGTTCGGTGTGCGGTTCGCGCGCGCATCCGCGACCGGCACACTCTGACACACCACTGATCACCGAGGCCGACATCCAGGCCGCCGAAGACGCACTGGCTGCGGCAGAGAAAACCGCGAAGGCCGCCGAGAAGTCATCGAATGCGCTCCGCGTGCAGCTCAGCGAGCAGACGGCCAAGGCCGGCGACCTCAGCGTCGACGACCTCGACGAGCTGATTCGCGCAACCGAGCTCGAGTTGCGCGCGGCCCGCGCAGCCGCCGACGAGGCCGTGCGCGCCGCCGCGGAACTGCAGAAGCTCGAAACGGAACAACGCGCGCTGGACGAGCAACTGGAAGCGGCGCGTGAAGTGCGGCAGGCGGCATCCGCCGAGTTGACGACCGCGCAGACGACGCTTGCGGCCGCAGAAGCCACGACGAACACGCACCGGGGTGAGTATGAGACCGTCGCCGCCCGACATGCCGCGTTGACCGAGCAATCGGATGCCGCAACCACCCTGGCGCGGGCTCTCGCCGCGTCCGCGCAGGCCCAGCAAACGCTCACCGCCGCCGCGTCCGCATGCACCGAGCAGCTGCGTGCGTCCGCGTTCGACACCGAGGATGAGGCAGAGCGGTCGCGGGCGAACGTGAGCGAGCAGGAGAAGCTGCGAGTAGGCATCCGCACGCACGACGACGCGCTGGTGGCGGCGAACGCTACGCTCGCCGAGCCCGACCTGCAGAATCTCGCCGACGAGACGGTTGATGTCGAGACCTCGCGCGCCGCGCTGGAAGCCGCGGAATCGCAGCGTGACACCGCCCGAGCGCTGCGCGATCAGCTGATCGCTACTGAGCAGCAGGCCACCGGCCTCGCCACGGATGCCCGGAATGCCACCGCCGCCGTGGCCGCGCTGACCGAACGCTATGAGATCGTGCGCAAGCTGGCAGCAACTTTGCACGGCGACACACCGAACACCAAACGTATGAAGCTCGAGGCATATGTTCTTGCTGCGCAGCTCGAGGAGATCGTTGCGGCCGCCAACGGGCGACTGCGGCAGATGACCGGCGGGCGCTACCTGCTGGAACATTCGGATGCGCTGAGCTTTCGCAACACACAGTCGGGGCTCGGCGTCACGATTCTCGATCTGCATACCGGTCGGTCGCGATCGACGAACTCACTGTCCGGCGGAGAGACGTTCCTCGCGTCGCTTGCGCTGGCGCTCGGGCTGGCTGAGGTCGTCACGAGTCGCGCGGGCGGCATCACGCTGGACACGCTCTTCATCGACGAGGGCTTCGGCTCGCTCGACTCGGAAACCCTGGAGATCGCGATGGCCACACTCGATTCCCTGCGCGCCGGCGGTCGCACGGTCGGGCTGATCTCGCACGCCGAAGCGATGAAGGAGCAGATCCCCGCGAAACTCGCGATCGAGGTGGCAGACGGCGGGTGGAGCGTCATTCGGCAATAG
- a CDS encoding serine hydrolase domain-containing protein, with product MAQTQSLSAKSRRALRATSIAIAAVVAFSGCSAGAGSSPAASSTATSTNELNPLSHAALASVLATSAKQNLVPGAFAVVTTPDGTVSAAYGTTELGAKVTPKASNVFRIGSVTKTMTAAVILQLVRDKKLALTDPIDQFIPGVPNGANITIADLLQMRSGLQNYLDTDGFASVFDQDMTHVWTPQQLVDFGIGYPAVSAPATAFDYSNTNTTLLGMVAEKLDGKPLADIFHDRLFGPLGMSETELPSAATTALPSPQVQGYQDGIFPINHRPPLSADQQAAAATGTLKPNNVTVQSPSWSWAAGGVISSAKDLMTWAHVLGSSKLLGGTLHQAWLNDLNPIDPSNTANGPQYGLGIEQIRFGSNRVYFHEGELPGFNTFVATDPAHGVTFVVWTNLALSPDGQPTAKAIAGSLISQLYRTKLGTAVLPATAEE from the coding sequence ATGGCTCAAACGCAATCCCTATCGGCAAAATCTCGGCGCGCCCTCCGCGCGACGAGTATCGCGATCGCCGCTGTCGTGGCGTTCTCGGGTTGCAGTGCGGGTGCGGGCTCTTCGCCCGCTGCCTCCAGCACGGCAACCTCGACGAACGAGTTGAATCCGCTTTCGCACGCGGCTCTGGCTTCGGTGCTGGCGACATCGGCAAAGCAGAATCTCGTGCCGGGGGCATTCGCCGTGGTCACCACGCCGGACGGCACGGTATCGGCCGCCTATGGTACGACCGAGCTCGGTGCAAAGGTGACGCCGAAGGCATCCAATGTTTTCCGAATCGGATCAGTCACCAAGACGATGACCGCGGCCGTGATCCTGCAACTGGTGCGCGACAAGAAGCTGGCACTGACCGACCCGATCGATCAGTTCATTCCGGGTGTGCCGAACGGTGCAAACATCACGATCGCCGACCTGCTGCAGATGCGCAGTGGGCTGCAGAACTATTTGGACACCGACGGTTTTGCGTCCGTCTTCGATCAGGACATGACTCACGTGTGGACGCCCCAGCAGCTGGTCGATTTCGGCATCGGCTATCCCGCCGTATCCGCACCGGCGACCGCATTCGACTACTCGAACACGAACACGACACTGCTGGGGATGGTTGCGGAGAAGTTGGATGGCAAACCGTTGGCAGACATCTTCCACGATCGGTTGTTCGGCCCATTGGGCATGAGCGAAACCGAGTTGCCGAGCGCAGCCACGACGGCGCTGCCGAGTCCGCAGGTTCAGGGCTACCAGGACGGCATCTTCCCGATCAATCACCGCCCGCCGCTGTCGGCGGACCAGCAGGCCGCTGCCGCGACAGGCACGCTCAAGCCCAACAATGTGACCGTGCAGAGCCCGTCTTGGTCGTGGGCCGCGGGCGGCGTCATTTCTTCGGCGAAGGACCTGATGACGTGGGCGCACGTGCTCGGGAGCAGCAAACTTCTGGGCGGCACTCTGCACCAGGCCTGGCTCAACGACCTGAATCCGATAGATCCGTCGAACACGGCAAATGGCCCGCAGTATGGTCTGGGAATCGAGCAGATCCGGTTCGGGTCGAACCGAGTGTACTTTCACGAAGGCGAACTCCCCGGTTTCAACACTTTCGTCGCCACAGACCCCGCGCACGGTGTGACGTTCGTCGTCTGGACCAACCTCGCCCTCTCACCCGACGGGCAGCCCACGGCCAAGGCGATAGCGGGCTCCTTGATCTCGCAGTTGTATCGCACAAAGCTTGGCACAGCGGTGCTTCCGGCCACGGCCGAGGAGTGA
- a CDS encoding helix-turn-helix domain-containing protein → MALQAPHTAPAPDAEHAAKLRNALSRVAASADALTLQVGNANVELPASVRDAIVDVLQRFAAGDSVVIGSVEALLTTSQAADMIGISHTYLLRLADAGKLPVQYRGTHRRFAVADVVAYLESASHARS, encoded by the coding sequence ATGGCTCTTCAGGCGCCGCACACCGCGCCCGCGCCCGATGCCGAGCATGCTGCGAAATTGAGGAATGCGCTGTCGCGAGTCGCGGCATCCGCTGATGCGTTGACGCTTCAGGTGGGCAATGCAAACGTCGAGCTGCCGGCATCCGTTCGCGATGCGATCGTTGACGTGCTGCAACGCTTCGCGGCGGGCGACAGCGTCGTGATCGGCTCAGTCGAGGCATTGCTGACCACGTCGCAGGCCGCCGACATGATCGGCATTTCGCACACGTATCTCTTGCGGCTCGCCGACGCAGGCAAGCTGCCGGTGCAGTATCGCGGAACCCATCGCCGCTTCGCGGTGGCGGATGTCGTGGCCTACCTGGAGTCCGCGTCTCACGCGCGATCGTGA
- a CDS encoding RNA polymerase sigma factor, which produces MSDAGRTRVGPRAVSARPATAAATAAARAAATSEVAAAVAEAHRSEWAFVLAATVHIAGDVDTAEEAVQDAYASALETWGVRGIPDRPGAWLTVAARRRALDIRRRAATAQRALPKLVEPDDASPGMPGNDDDAIDGIRDDRLRLIFTCCHPALALDAQVALTLRLLCGLSTADVARAFLVPEPTMAARITRAKKKIQGAHIPYREPPASELPERIDGVLSVVYLIYTTGHTSPSGENLMRRDLAERGHELARMLRTLLPEDRDVAGLLALVLLTDARRNARLDEHRELVLLADQDRSVWDRAAIDEGIALVREALRVRRPGGRPSRFALMAAIAAVHDEAASWNETDWGEILGLYDVLMDIWTSPVVKLNRAIALGFARGFEAGLAGLDELGADPQLARYPYLAAARADFLSRLGRADYARIAYQEALVLTDNETERAFLQAHLTAR; this is translated from the coding sequence ATGTCGGACGCCGGCCGCACGCGCGTCGGCCCGCGTGCGGTCAGCGCGCGGCCGGCTACAGCTGCGGCTACAGCTGCCGCTAGGGCTGCTGCCACGTCGGAGGTCGCCGCAGCGGTCGCGGAGGCCCACCGAAGCGAGTGGGCCTTTGTACTGGCGGCGACCGTGCACATTGCCGGCGACGTGGACACCGCAGAAGAAGCCGTGCAAGATGCCTATGCGAGTGCGCTTGAAACCTGGGGCGTCCGCGGCATCCCGGATCGTCCTGGTGCATGGTTGACGGTGGCTGCGCGGCGACGCGCGTTGGACATCCGCCGTCGCGCGGCAACTGCGCAGCGTGCGCTGCCCAAGCTCGTTGAGCCTGACGACGCCTCGCCCGGCATGCCGGGCAACGATGACGACGCGATCGATGGCATCCGTGACGATCGTTTGCGTCTGATCTTCACCTGCTGTCACCCTGCGCTGGCGCTCGACGCGCAAGTGGCGTTGACGCTGCGCCTGCTCTGTGGACTCTCGACGGCGGATGTCGCGCGCGCCTTCCTCGTGCCGGAGCCCACGATGGCGGCGCGTATCACACGGGCGAAGAAGAAGATTCAGGGGGCGCACATTCCGTATCGCGAGCCGCCCGCATCCGAATTGCCGGAGCGCATCGACGGCGTGTTGAGCGTTGTCTATCTCATTTACACGACGGGGCATACCTCGCCGTCCGGCGAGAATCTGATGCGCCGCGACCTGGCCGAGCGCGGCCACGAACTGGCCCGGATGCTGCGTACCCTTCTCCCCGAGGACCGCGACGTTGCCGGGCTTCTCGCTCTCGTTCTGCTGACGGACGCGCGCCGCAACGCGCGGCTTGACGAGCATCGCGAGCTTGTGCTGTTAGCCGATCAGGACCGCTCCGTCTGGGATCGCGCCGCGATCGACGAGGGCATCGCGCTGGTGCGCGAGGCGCTCCGCGTGCGGCGGCCGGGCGGTCGGCCGAGCAGGTTCGCGCTGATGGCGGCGATCGCGGCGGTGCACGACGAGGCTGCGTCCTGGAATGAGACCGACTGGGGTGAGATCCTCGGGCTGTATGACGTGCTCATGGACATCTGGACGTCCCCGGTCGTGAAGTTGAATCGGGCCATCGCACTCGGGTTCGCGCGAGGGTTTGAGGCTGGGCTCGCCGGGCTTGACGAGCTCGGCGCAGACCCGCAGCTGGCCCGCTATCCGTATCTTGCGGCGGCGCGCGCCGACTTTCTGTCGCGACTCGGCCGCGCAGACTACGCACGCATCGCTTATCAGGAGGCGCTGGTGCTTACCGACAATGAAACGGAGCGTGCTTTCCTGCAGGCGCACCTCACCGCCAGATAG
- a CDS encoding YciI family protein, which yields MSQYLILIFEDDNMVEVAGTDVVSAGYQEFMARNQAALRGGIALEPASMATSIRPDGSGGFSVTDGPFGESKEAVGGYFVVEAADLDEALRIAKEVPGTTGVEVRPVRIAG from the coding sequence ATGTCTCAGTATTTGATCCTGATTTTCGAGGACGACAACATGGTGGAGGTCGCCGGTACGGATGTTGTGAGCGCCGGCTACCAGGAATTCATGGCACGCAACCAGGCGGCGCTGCGCGGTGGCATCGCTCTGGAGCCGGCGTCCATGGCGACATCGATCCGCCCGGACGGATCGGGCGGGTTCTCCGTGACCGACGGTCCGTTCGGCGAGTCCAAGGAGGCCGTCGGCGGGTATTTCGTCGTCGAGGCAGCCGATCTCGATGAAGCTCTGCGGATCGCAAAGGAAGTCCCGGGAACCACCGGCGTGGAAGTGCGTCCAGTTCGGATCGCCGGCTGA
- a CDS encoding FitA-like ribbon-helix-helix domain-containing protein, whose amino-acid sequence MPVTISIRAVPDDVRDELAARAARSGRSLQEYLSAELAALAARPSASEAIMRARMRAAHYPPMDVRDLLNDIDADRR is encoded by the coding sequence ATGCCCGTCACGATCAGCATTCGCGCGGTACCAGACGACGTGCGCGATGAACTCGCAGCCCGTGCCGCGCGCTCGGGTCGCTCGCTCCAGGAGTACCTCAGCGCCGAGCTGGCTGCGTTGGCGGCGCGCCCGAGCGCATCCGAGGCAATCATGCGCGCACGGATGCGAGCGGCTCATTACCCACCGATGGACGTGCGCGACCTACTGAACGACATCGATGCCGACCGGCGCTAG
- a CDS encoding type II toxin-antitoxin system VapC family toxin, producing MPTGASDTTKRETVVVDASVVVTVLADPGAQGDAIAARLDGADLIAPSLLPYEVANVLRRRRNGGHLSSAEAALAFDGLAELAVELWPWEVLANRVWQLGENLSSYDGAYVALAEQTAAVLVTRDRHIARAPGILCRIEVF from the coding sequence ATGCCGACCGGCGCTAGCGACACGACGAAGCGTGAAACGGTCGTCGTCGATGCATCCGTCGTTGTGACGGTGCTCGCCGACCCCGGCGCGCAAGGTGATGCGATCGCCGCCCGTTTGGACGGCGCAGACCTCATTGCGCCGAGCCTGCTTCCATACGAAGTGGCGAACGTGCTGCGACGCCGACGCAACGGCGGGCATCTGTCCTCTGCGGAGGCCGCGCTCGCCTTCGACGGACTCGCCGAGCTGGCCGTCGAACTGTGGCCGTGGGAAGTGCTCGCGAACCGGGTCTGGCAACTCGGCGAGAACCTGAGCAGCTACGACGGCGCGTACGTCGCGCTCGCCGAGCAAACTGCGGCCGTGTTGGTGACGCGCGATCGGCACATCGCGCGTGCGCCGGGCATCCTGTGCCGCATCGAAGTTTTCTGA
- a CDS encoding DUF7715 family protein, with translation MKLLLATSQTQNARKGDLSECIEGELVWMVEPCPLSARYPDGPCVCGVTFTGMFSGGVTSTAQVRDIEGITIEDYVAALEACHDGRPECTCPWNSERMAETLLRRASRWPIGAVVSRRLDVLRARRMPTAA, from the coding sequence ATGAAACTATTGTTGGCAACGAGCCAGACCCAGAACGCCCGCAAGGGCGATCTGAGCGAGTGCATCGAGGGCGAGCTCGTCTGGATGGTCGAACCATGCCCACTCAGCGCACGCTATCCCGACGGTCCCTGCGTGTGCGGCGTCACGTTCACCGGAATGTTTTCCGGCGGCGTGACCTCAACCGCGCAGGTGCGCGACATCGAGGGCATCACGATCGAAGACTATGTAGCCGCGCTCGAAGCGTGCCACGACGGTCGACCGGAGTGCACCTGCCCCTGGAACTCTGAGCGGATGGCCGAGACGCTTCTGCGCCGCGCCTCACGGTGGCCGATCGGCGCCGTCGTCTCGCGCAGACTCGACGTGCTTCGAGCGAGACGGATGCCCACCGCCGCGTAG
- a CDS encoding PPOX class F420-dependent oxidoreductase yields MSAPASFLALGDERFVSLTTFRKTGVPVPTTVWIARDGDNLIVTTPKDSGKVKRLRHNGRVELRPCNRRGAVADGVVSVPGIAVICDDDATRERQSAVFLKKLGLEYRIFMFIERRGRSGAKRRVMLKISAA; encoded by the coding sequence GTGAGTGCTCCAGCATCATTTCTGGCGCTCGGCGACGAGCGCTTCGTCTCACTGACCACGTTCCGCAAGACCGGTGTGCCGGTCCCGACAACCGTGTGGATCGCCCGTGACGGCGACAATCTGATTGTCACAACGCCGAAAGACAGCGGCAAAGTCAAACGGTTGCGCCACAACGGCCGAGTGGAACTGCGCCCGTGCAACCGACGCGGCGCAGTCGCCGACGGCGTAGTCTCGGTTCCCGGCATCGCCGTGATCTGCGACGACGACGCGACCCGGGAGCGTCAGTCGGCTGTTTTTCTGAAGAAGCTTGGCCTCGAATATCGCATCTTCATGTTCATCGAACGCCGCGGCAGGTCGGGCGCCAAGAGACGGGTGATGCTGAAGATCAGCGCTGCTTAA
- a CDS encoding Lrp/AsnC family transcriptional regulator — MNDLDDLDRRMIAELRTNGREPVAALAQTLGVTRATVNNRLSRLVASGTVLGFTVRIREESETDVIRAITLIEVEGRSTDDVIRRLRGFPEVQALHSTNGGWDLVADLRTDTLMAFDRLLGRIRSIEGVVNSETSILLSSVLR, encoded by the coding sequence ATGAATGATTTAGATGACCTCGACCGACGCATGATCGCGGAACTGCGCACCAACGGGCGGGAGCCGGTCGCGGCATTGGCGCAGACGCTTGGCGTGACGCGGGCGACCGTCAACAACAGGCTGAGTCGCCTGGTCGCGTCTGGCACGGTGCTTGGATTCACCGTGCGCATCCGTGAAGAATCCGAGACCGATGTCATCCGCGCAATCACCTTGATCGAGGTCGAGGGTCGTTCCACAGATGATGTCATCCGACGGCTGCGCGGTTTTCCGGAAGTTCAGGCACTGCACTCGACGAACGGCGGATGGGACTTGGTCGCCGACCTGCGCACGGACACACTGATGGCCTTCGACCGGTTGTTGGGCCGGATTCGCTCGATCGAAGGGGTTGTCAACAGTGAGACGAGCATTCTGCTGAGTTCGGTGCTGCGTTAA